One window of the Bos mutus isolate GX-2022 chromosome X, NWIPB_WYAK_1.1, whole genome shotgun sequence genome contains the following:
- the LOC102277123 gene encoding large ribosomal subunit protein P1, whose product MGKIQRKPASLELACIYSALILQDTECKINALANVNIGSLICNVGAGGLAPAAGADPAGGPVPSTIAASAKKKVKARKEESEESNDDMGFCLFD is encoded by the exons ATGGGCAAAATCCAGAGAAAACCAG CCTCCTTGGAGCTCGCCTGCATCTACTCGGCCCTCATCCTGCAGGACACAGAGTGTAAGATCAAT GCTTTGGCCAATGTCAACATCGGGAGCCTCATCTGCAACGTGGGAGCTGGAGGACTTGCCCCAGCAGCTGGTGCTGATCCCGCAGGAGGTCCTGTCCCCTCCACCATTGCTGCCTCAGCtaagaagaaagtaaaagcaaGGAAAGAAGAATCTGAAGAGTCTAATGATGACATGGGCTTTTGTCTTTTTGACTAA